The Capsicum annuum cultivar UCD-10X-F1 chromosome 3, UCD10Xv1.1, whole genome shotgun sequence genomic sequence ATAGATTTGTTAAGACTTTAATGATGATCTTTCAGGTGTGTGGCCTATGtgtgttttctttttgtttgtttttgtgtgtgtgtgtgtgtggtggtGGTGGGGGTTCATTAGTACCTTATCTACTGAAGGTGGAGGAGGGAGGTTTTaccaacaaaaagaaaatgatgtcAGAAGAAGGGAAGCGGAGAAACCTTAGCAACTCCTTTTCCAGGAACTTCTTTCAGCTTAGGATCAATGCATTGCTTAACCTTATCTTCACTTAGTCTCGGAGTAGCCTACGTTTAACAAAGATATAGTTGAGCATAGAAAATAACCATTACCAAAACAAATCAGGGGAAGGGGCACAAATGAGAAGAAATACAAGAATCTGAACATGTCATTTCACACAAAATGCAATGCTCACCCAAGTAACCAAGCTCTGTTGTCCACGAGGCATGGTATGATCTACAGGTTTTCTTCCCGTCAAAAGTTCAAGAAGAACCACCCCAAAGCTATATACATCACTCTTTTGTGTCAATTGTCCTGTCATTGCATATCTGTGAACAATTTTTAGAAAGTTGGGTTAAGATAAAGCTCCTCAAAACAACAAATATCTGGAGAATTATGCCACCAATCAACAGCAGAAGAATGTGACACATAGTAACATCAACTTGATTAAAATAGGATATGATGACACGCAACAAATTAAAATCTTATATCAATCATAAAGCTTTAATACCAAAACTTCAGGTGCTTTTGGTAGACAACAACTGTTGTGAAGCAAACTTCCTAAAAACGTCAAAATTCAGGCAATTTCATAGAACAGAATCAAGGACATAGAACAGAACCTAATAAACCTGGTATTTCTAtagaaagatgagaaaataaaagCTTGATAAAGATTCATTATGCTTGTGTGTATTTTGCACAAAAGCATATCCGAACATCCCACCACTAATCTCAACAAGGTTTACTAGCATTTTTTGTATGCACATTGGGGCATCTCCAAGGGGCTATGAAGATGTGCATGGATGATTTGGTTTCGGCAAGAGGAATGAAGGAGGTGCCTCACTTTAGGATTTTTCCCGGGCCTTTGGGTTGATGGTTGCTAATTCAAGCTTCCCGGAGAAGGAGGATCACTTGGTTACCTTATGTAATTCAGTGGCTAAGACTCGGATTGATTTTTTGCTCCTTAGGAAGGGTGATGAAGATCTTTGTAGAGACTGTAAGGTTATACCTCGtgaatctttcgacccaacataggcttttggtgatggacttggagaTCAAGAAGGAGAGGAAGAGGAGGGGTGTGGATGACCGACCGAGGATTAAATGGGGTAGCTTGACGATAGCCAGTGCTCTCGAGATAAGGGAGAAGTTGGTGGCTAAGAGGGCTTGGCAGAGTAAAGGAGATGTAGGTAGTATGTGGGATACGATTGCTAGTTGCATCAGGTAGACGGCTAGAGAGGTGCACCTCTCTGGAAAGCACCCAGCGGACTGTGGTGGAATGGTGGAATGGAGAGGTAAATGGGAAGGTGGAGGCGAAGAAGAGGGTTTACGCAAATTGGGTGGAGAGTAAAGATGAGAAGGAGAAGCGGAAGAATAGGGAGAAGTATAAGACAGTTTGAAAAGTGGCTAAGTTAGGCTACAATGACTAAGACTGCAGCTTTCGAAAGCTTGTATGCGTCGTTGGAAGATAAAAGTGGAGATAACAAGTTGTACAGACTTGTCAAGGTTTGGGAGAGGAGGGATCGAGGACTTGACCGAGTGAAATGCATAAAGGATGAGAACAACACTGTTTTGGCGGATAAGGTTCTTATTAGGAGGAGATGACAATCTTACTTCCATAAACTCTTGACTGACAAGAGGGATATTAGCATTGTCTTGGGGGATTTGAAGCACTCGGAGAGAAGTCGTGACTATGGTTATTGTAGGCACATTAGGGTTGGGGAGGTTAAGGGTGCTATTCGCCTGATGCATAAGGTTAGAGCGACTGGGCCTAATGAGATTCCGGGTATTTTTGGAAGTGCATTGGTGGGGCAGGTATGGAGTGGCTGCCAGAGTTGTTTAACGGCATTTTCAGGATGGGAAGATGTCTAAAGCGTGGTGATGGAGTACATGATTCCATAGTACAAAAACAGGGTGACATTCAGAATTGCAATAACTATTTGCTAACAAAATTGCACTAATTGATGAAACCGGTTGTCACCTGAAAGCTTGAACTATGGAGAACCTCTTATGCTATTTGCTAACAAAATTGTGCTAATTGACGAAACCAACGAGGTTTTCAACATAAAGCTTGAATTATGGAGAACCTCTCCAGAGATCAGAGCTTTATGTGATAAGTATTATTTACAATTTACAATTTATGGATAACAAGTATAGTCAGTATAAGAGTGACTTTGAGTGACTTTGAGGTGAGATTTGATAAGAATGTGGTTAGTGAAGATGAAATGGCACCGAAGATGAAATAAAGAGTCCCTATATCCTTGTGGTTAGTGAAGAACAGCCATCAGACCAAATTTGTCGTAAAATTGAGATTATTTTGTTTCCTTCCTTATCAAAGAAGGGGGCATTTTTGGCTATTCATACATTTTCACAAATAAATTGTCCAGACTAATTATTTTAGATGCCTCTTCAAAATATTTGTGATGGAGAAAAGACCAATTCAAAATTGAATGAGTTTAAGATAATGTAACAACCGCCTGATAGTTATGTACATTATTCCAAGAGTAGAATAGAATGATTAGATGAAAATGTTTCACACAGAATCAAAATAGGATGATTGAAATGGAGAAGCATTGTGCAGTATTATGCAATTGAAGATTGCCTACCTAAGtaaaaggtaagttctacaaaaCCATTGTAAGACCATCAATGATACATGAAAGTGAATGTTGGGCTGATAAACCCCAACACATCACAAGAGTGTCGCTGAGATACTAAGATGGATACGTGATTACGTGATTATACAAGACTAGAAAAGATTAAAAACAAGCACATTTTCCAGACGGTGCAAGTAGCACATATACTTAGGATAAATAGCGAGAAGGTCGCTTCAGATGATTTGGTTATGTCTTGCATTGACCGCCAAATGCAACAGTGTATAAGAAGTTGTCGCAGAAGTGCTAAAGTCTCGTAGAATCCATGTAGATTTGACAAAAAATTAGGCTTGATTTAAAAGAAGGATCTATATAGGTGATACCAAGTAGCTGGGATATGATTTAGTCACATTAGTATGTTTACACACAGTACTATGCTTTGCTTTGTATGAGTCTTTTACAGAGAGCTtctattactttttatttttatttttaggtcaATGAGGATTCATATAGTCAACCCCGACTTGTTTGGGGctgaaactttatttttattgcaCTCTTCCCACCATATTCTCATTCCACAATTCTTGGTGCTTACACCAAAGAAGTGCACTAAGGCTCCTTTTAGGACACTGCATGTCAATGCCTTCAAGTTTACAGCAGATGACAGTTACATACCCCAGGTAAAAAATGAACATAGAGAGCTTTATTAAGTGTACATGTGATTCTACCACTAAATAACTAAGTATATACATTAGTTTTCTCCTTGTGGTCATGAACGAAGATTGAGAGGGAAAGAAGATAGCTTGGAGAACAACACCATAATgagtcttttaattattttaaatgagaGATATAGATGGCGGCATGACCACTATTAGACATCATATTCTTATTCCTGAAGACTTTTGGCAGCTGTAAATTGAATCTATAATCTTTAACAAATACACCATGACGCCAAGACCTCCCACATAATTAACACATAAAatgtatttttgtgtgtgtgtctATGTGTATATAAGGAATTTATATCTAAAGCAATCTGACATCTTATAATTTATCCTACAGAACTACAGTTTCAAATACTTGGCTAAAGATACAAAACATATAATCTTTGCCATAGAGTTTCGCCATCATAATCCTTCAGATCAACTCATTCCTCCTAGTTTGTTTTCCCAATTTCACATCTAAATTGGATCTTTTTATGGTCCAGGATATGCCTATTGGAAAGAAATTTAATCTAGATACCTAAAAAGAATATAGATTCAGTAGCATGTTGCACGAAAAAAGATGAGATTAGAATTATTCAAGAATACATAAACATTAGAAACTAAACTAAATGTGTACTGATGTGTAAGAAGACAGAGGACCAATTCGATAAATAAGATTAATCAAAGAACAGTAAGGTGCAAGGCATTACTCTGGTGCATGATAACCAAATGTTCCCAAAACTCGTGTAGAATGTAGACGAGCAGCCATGTCAGGAGACTGATTTGACAGATTAAAATCAGCAATTTTTGCTTTGTAGTCCTCAAAGAGAAGGACATTGCTTGATCTAATATCCCTGTGTATTATTGGAGGCTGGACCTTCTCATGCAAATACTCAAGACCCCTTGCAGCATCAACAGCAATTTTTACCCGTTGCATCCAATCAAGTGTGGGTCCAGGTTGTGCCCCTTGTACTCCTTTCCTGCCTGCAAGTGTACATATCCCAAAGCATATATATCATATATCCACCTTCTCATTAATCTACTAATTTTCTATCTCACTCAAATGAAATATTCCGATACCATGCAGAATATCATGCAAGGAACCCATTGTTGCAAACTCATACGCTAATACACGAAGGTTCCCTTCCACACAGTAACCAAGCAACTCCACCAGATTTTCATGCTTCAATCTTGAAACCATAGAGAccttaagaagaaaaagaaaataaatatcagTGAGGTTTGTGTATGATAGGACATTGAATCAGCAAGGAAAACTTTACATGAAGACAATACAGTTACCTGGCTCAGGAAATCAACATTTGTCTCAGGCTCAGATGAAACATCAAGCTTTTTCACAGCCACAGCATTTCCATTGTTTAGATTGGCATAGTATACTCTTCCGTAAGATCCTTCACCGACTAATGCTTTCGATCCAAAATTGTCAGTTTCCTCTTTCAGTTCATCCAAAGACAATGCAGGGACCTCTATAGTTGGTATTGCTTTTTGCGATTCAGCCTTTGGAGGAACTGATGCTTTTGTCCCTTTCTGATATCCTGATGTACATACCAAGAGAAAGTATTATAACCTATAAACTGGCCCATTATAACAGTAGGACACATTTCATAAGTATACAACAACTGCGCCTCAGTCCCAAACAAGTTGGGATAGTCAATATGAATCGCCCCTTTTGATTGGTCTAACATGCATACCTGATAGCTAAATGTAATGGGGAAGATTAAAGAAGATTTTAGTTTTATAACATATGCTCGAACAAATTTGTGGACTTGTGCTGCTGTACTTGCATAATCTATTTTTCATGTCAGAGTTGTTGGGTAAATGAGATATTGCAAACAAGATATTGCAAAGAACATTTTGGAAGAATCCTAGTACGGTTGCCATACCAACTAGACCTTTTTCTCGTTGTGGTACCAATGACAACTCTTTTACTTTTTTCAACTTGGAGCACCAACTAGATTTTTCCAGTAAGGCATACAATTGTAGAAGTGATTTCTAGCAGCAAGGAATTGAAgctcacaaacaaatatttatgatGCCCAAATTATTGTGTCAGAAAGATTTCTAGAAAAGACTCTTAAAGATTAGAAACGAAACAAATGTGATCACCAtatctgggtatatatatatccatgacccttgataggaaagtATGGAGGAAAAGTATTAGGGTGGAGGGCTAAGGCGGGTGGTCGAGTCGTAGTCCGTTGTTAGGAGGGTTTGGTGTAGCTTGGTTGGTAATTCTAGGGATGGGGAACGGGTTCCCTTTGCCTGTTAGTGTATTTTATTGGTGTGTTATTTTGTTCCTGTTGCTCGTTTTCGACGTTTTTTTTTGTCTTGTTTTCCTTttgtcttgagccaggggtctatcggaaacagcctctctacttctctggaggtagtggtatggactgcatacattttacccttcccagaccccactaggtgggaatatactgggtttgttgttgttgttgttgattttaaagacTTTTGCTTTTTACAGTACTAAGGTACTAAGTAGAGTAATCATCTAAACCACTCATTAACCTACGGTGCATTTTTCTTCTAAAATAATgaagttttattaaaattaagcAAATACATGTGTAGATATACACCAAAAATAGAATATCTACAaaaagacatgatttttcaaCAGCCGACACTCAATTCTGTACATAAAGAAACTTCATGGGTGTACCAAAAAGCAGTTAGAGTAACCTGGCAGGGTTAAATTAAAATCTCCACTCAGACAATGGAACACAAATGAAACCATATATAGCAGCAAACTCCTTCCTTCCTCTTCTATCCCATGGTCCAAACACCCCCGCCAACACAATTGAATCCAGAATATACATCCTATGAAGATAGTAGCTGAATGTGCCCTATTTGTAATCGTGTGTGACTGGTAGTGAACGCGTAGAGAGTCTTGCCAAGTGTTCTTTGTGGTGCCCCTTTCTCTCATTTTCGCGTATAAGGACCTCTGGCAGTATAAATTTGGACAGTTCGGGATTCTAAGATATTCAACACTTTTGGGAGTTAGAGGCTCATTTTTGGGGTGATCCAAAGGtggaaaatcatcataaattattgtGCAAGTGTTCCAAACTTGATTTTCAGTGATTAAGTCAATTATCTGTTGATTTTAACGCCTAAATTTGTAGGTTTTAGATGGAGATTTGGACACTATGGCCTGGGTTTTTAAGAGAGTATAAATTGACAAATTGAAGATTGATTTGTTATCgaattttgaaattgattgtagATTTGAACTCATGGGAGCATGGATAACATGGAAATgaagtaaagttacaattttgACTAAGGGCTCAGGTTTGACTTTTGGTTTGATTTCATTTAATATTGTAATATGGGTATACGGGCAAGTTTTTGCCCTTGTATTGTGAAACTTATTACTTTACAAAAGAAAAGGTTTGGGACGGGCGTAGAGTTAGCTTTTGGAGTCATAAGTAGTGTGGAGGTTTGGTGCTAAAGAATGATTTTTCATTTTGTATACATCTATTGCCAAAGGGAATTATCTATTCAACAAGTTAGGGGGACACAAGGGGGTGAGACCTTTTGAGATTTGACGTTCAAGAGGAATTTCAATGATTCACTATCTTCCTTGATCTTCAAAGAAAATTAACTCCTTCTACTCGGATAGGATCCTCCTTGGTCCTCGATCTTCCAAGAAAACTGACTCGTCCTACTCATTTAGGATAGGTCTAGAGGAAGCATCAGGTCACATATCCCAAAACCTTCACAATAAAGGAACGGAAGGTAGCCAAGCTTTAGAGACTATTAGCTTTACTTCTCAACCGATGTGATTCAGTCGACAATCCCGATGGTTTGAGTTGGGAATTGGGAGTAACAAAGTGTTTCCTATCAAATCCTTCCATGAGAAGCTTTTGGCTAGGACGGATGAGAGCTTTTCGTATGATCTAGTCCGGATACCTAAGGTGTCGAGTAAGGTGTACTTCTTCTCATGGTTAGCTACTAGAGGGGTGATTTGACAGCAGAGAATCTTAAGAAACGAAAGGTTTTTTCATAAGTTAGTGTTTCCCAAATAAAGAGGCAGGTGAGGACATAAATCATATTTACTACATTGCAAAATAGCCACGAGGTTATGGTGGAATATCTTTAGATGGTTTGGTTTTTCTCGGGCAAATCCAAGATCAATGAAGAAAGCACAAGGCTTGGAATGTCACTCTTATTGCTTTAATGTGGGTCATTTGGAAGGAGACAAATAAGAGAGCTTTTGAAGGAGTGGACTTGAGCTTTGCTCAATTGAGAAGTAGTCTCTgatcctttattttcttttagtacACCCATATTGTTCATGTTTGTATAGAGGATTTGGTGTCTTTTGGAGAGAACCATATTTGTAGGTTTCTCCTTTTTTTGGGTATATCTCATGTACACGGCTAGTTTGGTCTTGTTattattaatgaaatatttttcttgataaaaaaatGCATGGAGATATACAGAGTTTATTAGAAAGCTGGAAATTTCATAGCGCTCTCGTAGGTCTTAAGTAGATTCAGAGACCATACCACTTTGCACCTTTTGACCTTTCTTATGGCTATAGAGGAACTCCACCCACTAATCGCCTAAATAAAATAATGGTTCATATCATTCATTTCGGTTTCGAAGAGGCAAACAAAAATTTGCATTCCATCTTTTATCCCCAATTTAGCCATCCTATATCACAC encodes the following:
- the LOC107864403 gene encoding PTI1-like tyrosine-protein kinase 3 isoform X2 codes for the protein MDDNFHRQGLGAHAPPGYFVRLENGRTKDDLYLSKRVRMRRWFCCTCKAEESDPSHENELHKSPKNTADGYQKGTKASVPPKAESQKAIPTIEVPALSLDELKEETDNFGSKALVGEGSYGRVYYANLNNGNAVAVKKLDVSSEPETNVDFLSQVSMVSRLKHENLVELLGYCVEGNLRVLAYEFATMGSLHDILHGRKGVQGAQPGPTLDWMQRVKIAVDAARGLEYLHEKVQPPIIHRDIRSSNVLLFEDYKAKIADFNLSNQSPDMAARLHSTRVLGTFGYHAPEYAMTGQLTQKSDVYSFGVVLLELLTGRKPVDHTMPRGQQSLVTWATPRLSEDKVKQCIDPKLKEVPGKGVAKVSPLPFF
- the LOC107864403 gene encoding PTI1-like tyrosine-protein kinase 1 isoform X1; translation: MDDNFHRQGLGAHAPPGYFVRLENGRTKDDLYLSKRVRMRRWFCCTCKAEESDPSHENELHKSPKNTADGYQKGTKASVPPKAESQKAIPTIEVPALSLDELKEETDNFGSKALVGEGSYGRVYYANLNNGNAVAVKKLDVSSEPETNVDFLSQVSMVSRLKHENLVELLGYCVEGNLRVLAYEFATMGSLHDILHGRKGVQGAQPGPTLDWMQRVKIAVDAARGLEYLHEKVQPPIIHRDIRSSNVLLFEDYKAKIADFNLSNQSPDMAARLHSTRVLGTFGYHAPEYAMTGQLTQKSDVYSFGVVLLELLTGRKPVDHTMPRGQQSLVTWATPRLSEDKVKQCIDPKLKEVPGKGVAKMAAVAALCVQYEAEFRPNMSIVVKALQPLLKAPPPAPES